Proteins co-encoded in one Salvelinus sp. IW2-2015 linkage group LG17, ASM291031v2, whole genome shotgun sequence genomic window:
- the LOC111977062 gene encoding leucine-rich repeat-containing protein 3B-like, with translation MPLLESGWLLRHSVVMCLLLHSLVLMTFCFHHAATSCSQGCYCSESDGRGKTVRCSNLRLTEIPQDLPNDTQRIYLDFNLLTVVPSNAFWDLPMLSELDLSNNELAQLEPGAFRGLGPSLTFLDLSSNKLVNFNPEAFEGLRARTNLTNNPWHCDCNLQLAMPLIDLEPLSLTGIVCETSEPPDVGAEGVPFLLAQDLDLCVVMKKTTDVAMLVTMFGWFTMVISYLVYYVRNNTEDARRHLEYLKSLPTKQEQSEASSTISTVV, from the coding sequence ATGCCCCTTCTGGAGAGTGGCTGGCTACTGCGCCACTCGGTGGTCATGTGTCTGCTGCTGCACAGCCTGGTGCTGATGACCTTCTGCTTCCACCACGCCGCCACCAGCTGCTCCCAGGGCTGCTACTGCTCTGAGAGCGACGGCCGTGGCAAGACGGTGCGCTGCAGCAACCTGCGTCTCACGGAGATCCCCCAGGACCTGCCCAATGACACGCAACGCATCTACCTGGACTTCAACCTGCTCACTGTGGTCCCCAGCAACGCCTTCTGGGACCTGCCCATGCTCAGCGAGCTGGACCTTTCAAACAATGAGCTGGCCCAGCTGGAGCCAGGGGCCTTCAGGGGCCTGGGGCCCTCGCTCACCTTTCTGGACCTGTCCTCCAACAAGCTGGTCAACTTTAACCCCGAGGCCTTCGAGGGGCTGCGAGCGCGCACCAACCTGACCAACAACCCGTGGCACTGCGACTGCAACCTGCAGCTGGCCATGCCCCTCATCGACCTGGAGCCCCTGTCGCTGACGGGCATCGTGTGCGAGacgtcagagccgcccgacgtGGGGGCAGAGGGCGTGCCCTTCCTGCTGGCCCAGGACCTGGACCTGTGCGTGGTGATGAAGAAGACCACGGACGTGGCCATGCTGGTCACAATGTTCGGATGGTTCACCATGGTCATCTCCTACCTGGTCTACTACGTCCGGAACAACACAGAGGACGCCCGCCGCCACCTGGAGTACCTCAAGTCTCTGCCCACCAAGCAGGAACAGTCCGAGGCCTCTTCTACCATCAGCACTGTCGTATAG